Proteins from one Gossypium raimondii isolate GPD5lz chromosome 8, ASM2569854v1, whole genome shotgun sequence genomic window:
- the LOC105791052 gene encoding uncharacterized protein LOC105791052 — MGGVCSRKRDQQVVEDGMRRGVSGRYGKSGSSKWLLTSFSRPMVVHQPGLAICPSLMELCIDKICEDINQYSSFTMLPKDISQQIFNKLVLSHLLTDVFLQKFRDCALEDVWLGEYPGVQDSWMDVISTQGTSLLSVDLSGSDVTDIGLGLLKECSSLQALTFNHCENISEIGLKHISGLTNLTSLSFKKSAAITAEGMCAFSSLINLEKLDLERCTGIHGGFVHIKGLSKLESLNIRCCKCITDLDLKAISGLNNLKELQISNSNITDFGLSYLRGLHKLVMLNLEGCNVTAGCLDSISALVALAFLNLGRCGLTDDGCDKFSGLESLKVLNLAFNNITDACLVHLKGLTNLESLNLDSCKIGDEGLANLTGLSLLKSLELSDTEVGSSGLRHLSGLTHLETLNLSFTLVTDSGLKKLSGLTALKSLNLDARQITDAGLSALTSLTGLVHLDLFGARISDTGTNYLRCFKNLQSLEICGGGLTDAGVKNIKDLPSLTLLNLSQNCNLTNKSLELISGLNALVSLNVSNSNITNDGLPYLKPLKNLRSLSLESCKVTAAEIKKLQSTALPNLVSFRPE, encoded by the exons ATGGGGGGAGTGTGTTCAAGGAAAAGAGACCAACAGGTCGTTGAAGATGGAATGAGAAGAGGAGTGTCTGGAAGGTACGGAAAAAGTGGTAGTTCAAAGTGGCTTCTAACCTCCTTTTCTCGGCCCATGGTGGTTCACCAGCCTGGATTGGCCATTTGCCCGTCTCTCATGGAATTATGCATCGATAAAATATGCGAA GACATCAACCAGTATAGTTCATTCACAATGCTGCCAAAGGATATAAGTCAACAAATTTTCAACAAGTTGGTTTTATCTCATCTTCTTACTGATGTTTTTCTTCAAAAGTTTCGTGATTGTGCTCTAGAG GATGTTTGGTTGGGTGAATATCCCGGAGTGCAGGATAGTTGGATGGATGTCATCTCTACACAAGGGACATCTTTACTTTCTGTCGATCTTTCTGGTTCTGATGTGACAGATATTGGCTTGGGTCTCCTAAAAGAGTGCTCGAGTCTCCAAGCCTTAACTTTTAACCACTGTGAAAATATTTCAGAAATTGGACTGAAGCATATTAGTG GTCTAACGAACTTGACATCCTTGAGTTTTAAAAAGAGTGCTGCAATTACAGCTGAAGGAATGTGTGCCTTTTCCAGCTTAATAAACTTGGAAAAGTTGGACCTGGAGAGGTGCACAGGGATTCATGGTGGATTTGTACATATTAAAG gTTTGTCCAAACTTGAATCTCTTAATATCAGATGCTGTAAATGTATCACAGACTTGGACTTGAAGGCTATTTCAG GGCTTAATAATTTGAAGGAGTTGCAAATATCAAATAGTAACATTACAGATTTTGGGCTGTCTTATTTGAGAG GTTTGCACAAACTTGTTATGTTGAATCTAGAAGGATGTAATGTTACTGCTGGATGTTTGGATTCCATCTCAG CTCTTGTTGCTTTGGCATTCTTAAATCTAGGAAGATGTGGCCTAACTGATGATGGATGTGACAAGTTTTCTG GACTTGAGAGTTTGAAGGTATTGAACCTGGCATTTAACAATATAACAGATGCATGCTTAGTGCACCTAAAAG GATTAACAAATTTGGAGAGCCTGAATTTAGATTCATGTAAAATTGGGGATGAAGGCCTTGCTAATTTAACAG GCCTTTCACTCCTCAAAAGTCTAGAGTTGTCCGATACTGAAGTCGGAAGCAGTGGACTGCGACACCTGTCTG GATTGACTCATCTGGAGACCTTGAATCTGTCATTCACTTTAGTGACTGATAGTGGTCTAAAAAAGTTGTCTGGATTGACTGCTCTTAAGTCACTCAATCTGGATGCTCGCCAAATTACAGATGCTGGGCTGTCGGCTTTGACAA GTTTGACTGGACTGGTGCATCTAGATCTTTTTGGGGCTAGGATTTCAGACACTGGAACAAATTATTTGCGAT GCTTTAAGAACCTCCAGTCCCTTGAAATATGTGGAGGGGGTTTGACTGATGCTGGTGTGAAAAATATCAAAGATCTCCCCTCCTTAACGCTACTGAACCTTTCACAAAACTGCAACCTGACAAACAAATCCTTGGAGTTGATTTCAG GACTGAATGCATTGGTGTCGTTGAATGTTTCAAATTCCAACATAACTAATGATGGTTTGCCGTATCTAAAGCCTCTGAAGAATTTACGGTCACTGTCTTTGGAGTCCTGCAAGGTAACTGCAGCTGAAA